CAAGTATTTCCTCAGAATAATCCTTCCATTCCTCTGGTTTCATTCCTTCCGGTTTCATTGGAGCTGGATGAAGATTTCCATCAGCTGCATGTCCTGCAACAGGTATCTTAACCTTATACTCCTTAGATGTTTGCTCTATATAGTCCATAAGTTCAGGAATTTCAGAGGTTGGCACAACAACATCGCCAGTTGGGACATAAGGGTCGGCTGCCTTAATAGCTTCAAGCCAGTTTCGACGCACTTTCCAAATTTTCTCGGATGTGCTCCTGTTATCGGCAACAAACACATCTAATGCACCATTTGCAAGAAGAACTTCTCCTGCTTTTTCATATATATCTTCCAGCTCTTCTTTTGTCCTTCCTTCAAACTGTAATATGAGAAAGGCTTCTGCTTCATCTTGAAAAGGAAGCGAAGTATTGTTGTATTTTACGCCTAACTGGACAGAAAGCTTATCAATAAACTCTACTGCGGTTGGTAGGACTTTGCTTTCCGTAATTGCTAAAGAAACATTCTTAATAGCATCCTCTATGCTTGCAAAAGGAACTAAAAGGTCAACAGTCTTACCGGGAAGTGGAATAAGGTTTACGAATATTTTTGTGAATACTGCAAGGGTTCCTTCGGATCCTACAAGAAATTTCACAAACTCATAACCACTTGAATCCTTCCTTCTTTTTCCCCCAAATTGCACTATTTCACCATTTGGCAAAACTGCTTCTATGCCAAGCACATGGTGCCCAGTATTTCCATACTTTATTACCTTACTTCCGCCCGCATTTGTTGCAACATTGCCACCAATAAAACTTGTTTCTACGCTCATTGGATATCCTGCATAATACAATCCATAATCAGCAACTTTTTTGCAGAGGTCATTTGTCACAACCCCGGGTTCAGCAACAGCAACAAGATTCGCCTTATCAATTTCCAAAAGCCTGTTCATTCTTTCAAGGGATATAACAATACCTCCATAAAGAGGAACAGCACCTCCTGCTAATCCACTTCCAGCACCTCGTGGTGTAATTGGTATGTGCTCCTTGTTTGCAAGCTTCACGATTTTTGCAATTTGTTCACTATTTTCCGGTTTAACAACCACATCTGGCATATGAGCATAATATTTTCCTCCTGATTCATCTGCAGAATAGCTCTCCAACGCCTCTTTATCCTCATAAATTACAGCCTTGTCGCCTGCTATCCTTCTCAACTCTTTTACAAGAGATTCTGTTACCTTATTGTAATCGCCCATTATTGCCCTCCTTCATTCTTGTATTCTTTCAATTTTTGAATCAATACAGGAACAATTTCAAATAAATCTCCAACAATTCCAAAGTCAGCAATCTTGAATATGTTTGCATCTGGATCGCTATTAATGGCAACAATAGTTCCAGAAGATGACATTCCTGCGATATGCTGAACTGCACCAGAAATTCCAATTGCAATGTAGAGTCGAGGACTTACCGTTTTCCCAGAGAGACCAACCTGATGCGAGTAAGGAACCCATCCCATATCAACCGCTTGTCTTGATGCTCCAACAGAGCCACCCAACAACTCTGCAAGATCATAAAGCAACTTAAAATTCTTTGCATCCTTCAAGCCCTTACCGCCTGCAACTATTATATCTGCTTCTTGAATAGGTAGAGTTGCAGTTTCATCTTTTATGAACTCTAAGAATTTTACCTTGGAAGAATAAGTATCTTCGGGATATTCTTTTACGATAACCTCACCTTTTCTTGATTCATCTTTTGGAAGTGGCTTTTTGGATTTTGGTCTCACAGTTGCCATTTGAGGTCTATAATCTGCTGTCTTAATTGTAGCCATAACATTGCCACCAATAGCAGGTCGTGTCTGGATTAAAAGACCTGATTCAGGCTCAATATCCAAACCTGTGCAATCCGCTGTAAGACCTGTTTCTATTTTGGCGGCAAGCATAGGCATTATGGTTCTTCCATATGTGGTTGCAGATGCAATGAAAACTTCTGGCAAAAATTCCTTGACCAATTTTTCAAGGACATTCACATATGCATCAGGTGCAAAATGTGCTAAAGCAGGATGATCAACAACATAAACAATATCTGCGCCATGATAAATGAGGTCTTTCACATTTTCCTTAATGTTATGTCCGAGGATAACGCTTGCAAGGAAAGTGCCTCTTTTGTCTGCTAATTCTCTTCCCCAGGTAAGGAGTTCATAAGAAACAGGGCTAATTTTGCCTTCACGTTCCTCTCCTAAAGTCCATATACCCTGGAAATTTCCTTCATTTGCTTTCATAGTGTCCTCCAACCTAAATGAGTGCTTTATCTTTCAAAAATTGAAGAAGTTTCTCTACTGCTTTCTCAGGATCTTTTCCCTCAACGATAATACCATTTCGAGAAAGTGTTGGATAAAATATCTTTACAACCCTTGTAGGAGAGCCACTGAGACCAACTTTAGAAGGATCCAACCCCAGTTCTTTTGCGGTCACAACAGGAATATCTATCTTTTTAGCTTTTAACTTTCCTTTGAGATTTGGCACTCTTGGTTCGTTTATTTCTTTAACAACAGTTATTAATACGGGAAGTTCTGC
This genomic window from Caldisericum sp. contains:
- a CDS encoding FAD-binding oxidoreductase; protein product: MGDYNKVTESLVKELRRIAGDKAVIYEDKEALESYSADESGGKYYAHMPDVVVKPENSEQIAKIVKLANKEHIPITPRGAGSGLAGGAVPLYGGIVISLERMNRLLEIDKANLVAVAEPGVVTNDLCKKVADYGLYYAGYPMSVETSFIGGNVATNAGGSKVIKYGNTGHHVLGIEAVLPNGEIVQFGGKRRKDSSGYEFVKFLVGSEGTLAVFTKIFVNLIPLPGKTVDLLVPFASIEDAIKNVSLAITESKVLPTAVEFIDKLSVQLGVKYNNTSLPFQDEAEAFLILQFEGRTKEELEDIYEKAGEVLLANGALDVFVADNRSTSEKIWKVRRNWLEAIKAADPYVPTGDVVVPTSEIPELMDYIEQTSKEYKVKIPVAGHAADGNLHPAPMKPEGMKPEEWKDYSEEILDKIAIKAGELGGAVSGEHGIGFIKKKVLAETKKEEVKVMKEVKKLFDPGNIMNPGKLFDLD
- a CDS encoding electron transfer flavoprotein subunit alpha/FixB family protein, with the protein product MKANEGNFQGIWTLGEEREGKISPVSYELLTWGRELADKRGTFLASVILGHNIKENVKDLIYHGADIVYVVDHPALAHFAPDAYVNVLEKLVKEFLPEVFIASATTYGRTIMPMLAAKIETGLTADCTGLDIEPESGLLIQTRPAIGGNVMATIKTADYRPQMATVRPKSKKPLPKDESRKGEVIVKEYPEDTYSSKVKFLEFIKDETATLPIQEADIIVAGGKGLKDAKNFKLLYDLAELLGGSVGASRQAVDMGWVPYSHQVGLSGKTVSPRLYIAIGISGAVQHIAGMSSSGTIVAINSDPDANIFKIADFGIVGDLFEIVPVLIQKLKEYKNEGGQ